The Notolabrus celidotus isolate fNotCel1 chromosome 19, fNotCel1.pri, whole genome shotgun sequence DNA window AACAGGTAACAGAGTTGTTACTAATcaaactgagaaataaaaaaggaaactcaATGATTAGAAGGAAAAATTGAATACTTGTGCTATTTGAGTGAATTTCGGTCGTCTTTGGGCAGATTGTCAGTCATGTCTAGTAAGGAAGCTGTAGAGAGATGAAATATAAAGACAGTCGGGGTGTGAGCAGACTCATCAGTCAGTTGTCACATGTGAGGATTTGCCTCAAAACTCTGAGACCACTTTGTTTCTTCATATATGTTACCAGTTAGCTTTAGCACAGGACTTTGAGTTTGGTATCAAACTACATCTTTAATGTCCTCCACTCTGTGTTttgaatttatatatttatatattattactTTAGCAGACTCTGTACTCTGTATGTGATACCTTGCTGACCTTGTTGCAAAGgttatatatgaaatacaaGAAGGACGATCTTCAGAGTCTTGACTCTTTGTTTTAGATTTCCCCCTCATACCATagtgggcggctgtggctcagtggtagagttggaTGAATCTCAATTGGGAGGTTGGAGGTTCAATCCCAGGTCCACATCTTTGACAAGAAGCCCAAAACACTGCCCCTGGTGGTTGTGCCAGCAGGGCTGGATTAGTTAACTCTGATTGGTGCTTTATAGCAGTCTTTACCATCAGTGTGTGGATGTGATATGTCATGTAAAAGCACTTCAAGTGGTCGACTCCAGACAGTACATAGACAAGGTATAAGTCCAGCTGTTAAAGTCTTATTGTTGTAAGTTTTATTACCAACATGAAGTTAAAGTTGTCAGTATTTTATCACTACATCTGATACTTTTGATTAGTATTACCACTTCATAAATGAGTGTTACATTTACATGTTCAAAATTCTGTAATGTGAACTGCTGAAGCTTTCAGACAAATTCAGTGAAGTCTAAAGTTCAATATTTACCTCTGAGTTTTAGTGAAGTGGAAATATAAATCACTGTGTAAAgtcttaaaacaacaaaaacaagttcaataacaaaaagaaaatatcacCTTAACCAAGTAAATCACTTGAGACACAATATGATGTAAAAATTGATatctttatttcaaatatttcaatatgtagataaataaacacattattaaAATGAGACATTTCTGAGCATTTTATCTTTAAACAAATGAATCACATGAGACACATCAtcatattcaaatatatatctatatttttgaatattttaataagtagaaaaacagctttttacaTAATATTTAATAACctaataaattattttattttgatattttattttgaaagagttttttaaagttaaagagtttacacaaataattaaatatacaagttttatattattatttatattataacACTTCAGAGCGTTCTATCTTGAAACAATTTAATCACCTGAGACACATcatcatatttaaatatatatctttattatttaatattttaataagtAGAAAAATAACTTTACTAACATTTAATAACCTTTATAAAACAgttaataaagtacattataAGTTAACCTTAATGAGTAAGAGTATAGATTTCAGAGATTTGaatataaattattttattttgtcattttattttgaaagagttttaaaaagttaagtttaCAAAAGTAATTCAATCtaaaatgtatattattttatattatatcttGTTATCTCTATGTGGAATAACACTGTTGATATTTGTAGCGTATTGTACTTTAGTCCTCACTGTGGAAAAGGTCAATCTAATAAAGGTGAAATAAATCAGCTCATATTTctgtgttggtgttttctctTAGCAGGCTGTTTCTATGTTTGAGGATTTGATTTTTTGAAGCGTTTGTGGTCCTGAGTGATCTTAATAAGAGATCATAACTTGTTCCTGAGAGTCTTTGACTTCTCCTGAACCACTTCATGCAGAATAAGATCAAACATCCCATAATGACTGATTTTATAACTTCTTTAGTTTAGGATTTGTATTTTTAAGTCTATTTTTTCTCAatgagtttctgtttttaaagcatttagattaaaataattttacttGGTAGCTGAATCAAAACCTATTATTCTActttttaataatataataagtCATAAACCCTATCTCTTGataaaaaatgttctcatttttgGTAAGGTGACTACATTTAagatatttctttctttttaaaaaataataatttgagtGTCTTTGTCTCCTAAACTAATATCTGGTTTGTGACATAACTGTACcctgatttgttttttattattgaagcTAATTTATGGAGGAGACAAGAgcgttttttttaaactaaaggGTCCATGAGAGGATGAGCTttcaggagaggaaaggagtaGGAGTTGGAAGTGAacatggaggatgaggaggaaatgAGGATGACTCTGTGCACAGCTCTTGTAGCAGAAAGTTCTTCTGTGGGGGCCTTGATGTTGGTGAGTCCAGAAGGACATTCTGCTACAAGAGCTGTGCACAGAGAAAACTTGTTCAAGCAAGATTCATCCCAAAAGTCCAGACCACATCAACTCAGAGTCAACTACAAAATCATTTACACTTAAATATCTCATCTAGCTGTGCATCAGACTGATTCTTACCTTTAAAGTTCAGAGGAAGGAAgcctctgcaggtggaggcagaggagcaggagcaggggcTTGGTTGGTAGTTCAGCTGACAGAAGCTTTAGGTGGAGGTTCAGGCTTCCGTCAGACCCTTGTGGTTGGAGGACTCTGACACTGTAGGTCTGTGAGGCTCCCTGCCTAGATATGCAGATGGAGGTGTAACCTGCAGTCTGCGGGCAGAGGCTTCAGGTGGAGGCAACAGATGCATCTGCATTCAAAAAGGTTGTAACATATGACAGAATTTGTCTTTTTAAGTCTGTCGCTTTTTCTCAATAAGTTTCTggtttttaaagcatttagattAAAATTATTTCAGTTGGAAGCTGAATCAAAGcctattttctacattttaatataataaGTCATAAACCCTATctcttaataaaaaaatgtactcGTTTTTGGTAAGGTAACTACATTTATgatgtttctttcatttaaaaaaataataattttagtGTCTTTGTCTCCTAAACTAATATTTTGTTTGTTACATAACTGTTCCCTGATTTGTTGCTATTACTGGAGCTAATTTATGGAGGAGACGAGAACGTTTGTTAACATAAAGGGTCCAAGAGAGGAGGAGCTTacaggagaggagcaggagttGGAGGTGAACATGCAGGATGAGGAGGACATGAAGAAATCTCTGTGCACAGCTCTTGTAGCAGAATGTCTTTCTGCACGGGCCTGGATGTTGGTGAGTCCAGAAGGACCTGCAGAAAACCACAAAGAAAACTTGTTTAAGCAAGATTCATCCCAAACGTCCAGACCACCTCAACTCTGAGTCCACTACAGGATCATTTACACTTACTGTAAATATCTCCTCCAGCTGTGCATCAGACTGATTCTTACCTTTAAAGTTCAGAGGAAGGAAgcctctgcaggtggaggcagaggagcaggaggctgGATGAAGGCGGATGCTGTGAGGAAGAAACATCAGGGGGAGTAAGAGGTTGAGGATTAGGTAGAGGTCTGGTTCTGGCTGCTACTGTCTGCAGCTGTCTGCATGTAGAGTCAGTGGCTGCAGACAGCAGGCAGAAGCTCCAGGTGGAGGtttcaggagcagcagcaggggcTTGGTTGGTAGTTCCTCTGACAGAAGCTTTAGCTGGAGGTTCAGGCTTCCGTCAGACCCTTGTGGTTGGAGGACTCTGACACTGTAGGCCTGTGAGGCTCTCTGCCTGGATATGCAGATGGAGGTGTAACCTGCAGTCTGCGGGCGGAGGCTTCAGGTGGAGGCAACAGTTGTCAGTCGGTTGGAGAGGCTAACGGCAGAGGCAACAGATGCCTCTGCATTCAAAAGGTCTATGACGGTGGAGACAACTTCTGCAAGAGTCTACACAcagtctgcaggtggaggtgaaggTGCAGACATCTTGCAGAAGACAAAGTTGGAGGAGGTCAAATCCGGTGTTTGGTCACAGTTGAAGGTGGAGGCTCAGGCTTCAGCTGTCTGCCATTAATCTGCCGGAGGAGGTGTCTGTAGATTAATGGCAGAGGTTGATGTTGGATGTTCGGCTGAAGCTGATCATCATTGTTAGGTGGAGGTCGACGTGATTTTTGAATCTGCAGCAGCTGGATGTTAAAAGCTGCTGGCAGACGACAGAGGAAGCAGGTGGTTGTTTGGTTGGAGGCAGAGGATGGATCTTCACCTGGGTGGTTTTAGGTGGAGGTGGGTTAAGGCTACGAGGTTCTTTGTCAGGCAGGAGGAGGCTTAAGGTGGATCTTTGGTTGGAGGCAGAGCATGAAACAAGTCTTTTAAGGGTTTTTAGAGGTCGGTTTGTATCCTGTCAGGTGGTGCAGGTGGAGGCTCAGGCTGCATTATCTGGCTcttaaagaaaacttaaaacttaaaactacatatttacatatttacagtTTGTTCTTCTTGAGCTCATAAAAAGTCTCTGAGCTCTACTTCCTGGCTCTTTTCTGTAGAGGAGTCTCGGGCTGCGGTTCTCCTGATGTGTCCACATCATACTGAGGAGGATAGACTCCGACCCCATGTGACGCGTCCCCATGCACAAGTCCGTTTTCATCGACTGTCTCCGTGAAAGTTGGACAGTTCAGTCGTTCCCAGAGCTTCTGTTTGATCCGTCGTCCCAGCTCTAAGCTGTAGGGACGAGGGCGGCCACTCTTAAATCTGTGAGGagcaaaagaaacagaaatgaaatcACAGCTACGCATGAGATGAAAAGTGATCTATTGGAGATCATTAAAGGAGAGATTCTCTATTTTCTACTCAAACATACTTCAGCATGTCGTCTACCACTTCATGGTAGATCCGCTGATACTCCTCCACTGAGCGGTTGTGGATCCTGAGATCTGAATCAGGCTGCAGtggagaggtggaggtggagggccGGGGGCTGGGGGCCACACTGGAGACCACAGGAAGCTCATCAGGTGGGATGGGGGACCGAGGCCTGGGGGCCACACTGGAGACCACAGGAAGCTCATCAGGTGGGATGGGGGACCAAGGCCTCGGGACTAGAGGTTCAGCAGAAGCTCTGGAAGGAGGAGCCGCAGaggtcctcttcctcttctgagGTGGGCGGGCAGAAGGAGCagagtgctgctgctgagggtttgaaatgagaggaagaaagaaacacaagagaggATGTCAGAATGCAGGAAGCTTTACAACAACTTCTACAGCCTTACAAGagtaaacacaacatgaaatgaGATCACAGAGGACGAGTTTGTGGAGGGGAACATTCAttcactgtctctctgtccaTTTTGACAGATATTAAAGGCACGagaagatgataaataaatgctgcatagcgacattttttaatttcataagcGGCGCAAACACCCTGCACAGTAGATGATGTTTTATAACTTTCAGTAATAGTAGTTCAGTCTGCCTGATTATCTAATAAAGATTGTTAAGGATTACATTGTAGATATTTTGGGACCTTTCTGTTtctaaaatatgaaaatcaAATGTGTTACCTGCTCGTCTCTGCAGCATGGACAGCGTTTGCGTGCTCTGGACCTTCTGTCACTCCCTGCACGGCGTGCAGAGACTGTCCTGTGACAGGAGGCGGGGTCCTGAGGTTGAACCGGatcaacacactgctgctgcaacaacaacaacaacaacagcaacaatatcAACACACGTTAGAGTGAGGCTTTACAAGAACAGTTAATGCAGCATTATAacactgaatgaatgaaaaggaaaaaatccATCACTTTCCAGCAGAACAAACTGCCTCTTAATACTTTAATCACATTACTTAAATATTCAGCCAGTGAACAAATGAGCTGATATCATGCAACAAAATATATGTAGGATTGaagaagtaaaacaaagtatGAATGTCATGCTTTTACTACATTACATACTCTTTTAAATCCTTTCTTAAAACATTCTTTTATTGCAGAGCCTTcctggattttatctgaattttattttatattaaccgtcttaagaaatatgttttaaaattgttttactcctttagagttcttttagtgtaatgttatgtcttttaaaataggttttatttctttatctagacttctgtgtttttatgaactgcctgttttattttgctgcccatgtaaagcactttgtaactttgcttttgaaaagtgctctacagataaaattattattattaattatcattaaaatatgaaaatacaaagaaatatttaaagaatTTAGTAAGAGTTAATGTGAAGAGACAGAACTTAAAAGAAGATGCCAGTAAATGAGAATTATCAAATTAACCTAAGACATTTATTGACAAAGAtgtataatatttttatttttagtactTGTTTCTGGtgtaatatttaatgttaatatttctTCATTTGTTATAAATTTTGTAAAGATTTCAATGTTGCCCCAGAGTTCAAGTAGGCCTTTTTTTACAGTTAAACTTGAGACTGAACTTTCTTAACAATTGAACAAACTCCCACTGGGAAACACTCAGATGCTCTGAATGTATCAGATGTATATTATATAACAACCTTTATCATATTTTGATCTCTATGATAGTCTATAGTCtattcaattatttaaaagAAGGCTACTCAACTAAAccattattaaacatgttcagcttCTTGTTGGTCTTATTTAATAAAGACTGTGCACTGCAGGTCAGACAGTGCATCATTACAGTGAACACCTGAGATCGTCTAATGATCATATTTCAGgatgaaagtatttttttccaGCACAAACTTATATTATTTACCAATATAAAGACATATTTAATAACGTATGAGGTTTAAAGTGACTTTTTTGGGGCCTTTTATTGAGAAATATATCTGGAGCACAGATCTTACGTTTTCCATGACAGAAGTTTGAACTCTCTCCAGTCTGTGGAGGTCTGTAAGTGTCGTCAGGACGAAAGAAGATCTCAGTTGAAGCATGAAATTTGCAGAAATCGTCGAGTGAAAGTCGAGAAAATACTTTCCGTGGCTGcttcagattttgtttttgtttaaattaaaatgtgattaacaTGATGCACCTGGATACCAGCATAGCAACCATGGAATCCTCCTCGTGCGTGATGTACGTACGTGCGTCTTTACGTTCCATGTATATTAATCATTTGAAGTTGCTGAAGGACTTAAATACTGTGGCAGATTTAATCGTATTGATTGTGTTGTAGTCAGTGGCACCGtataggggggaaaagttaggatgattctaagggcccatgactgacagggggcccgaaaaaaacaaataatcataattaatattttattcagagtaaggtaattaaaaaaacagagatctctactttattttgGCAAATTCATATTAATCCCCCCCTGTATTGGCATGaaatgtctggaaagacaaagtctgagtccgagaaaaggagggaaaagaaaggagagagaggagagagagagaagaaagggcaaCAGTATAtcacccagtttttctccaggaaatgttggtatagtctttgagtggttaaaatcaacctgtttgctagtttgatgtccagaATGAGATGAACTATGTTGtagctaattatactaaatggtTTTCCCCGCCCTCCCTCCCAGACTCAGCAGCTATGTCAGCAGGTGAactgtctccccacaactcccctcaacccaatgaacaagaaggtgagaaacatagcatgtcaattagcattattgaaagGGGGTCTAtgggaatctcttttttctctctctatctgtactataACAGaagcctataaaaacaaagctatagctaagctacataagctacagcctatagtctgttttggatgctgggcaggttgaagcattgagtgatttagtctgttttaatgtcacagagattactcaaataaaaccttaaaatcagatatttttgGATTGGAATAACTCTTGAGATATTTAGAATGGAAAAATTGACCTACCAAATAAGAATCCAAATAGACAAATTTTATCGAATTTGGAACAACTGGCTTATATTTATTACCCCCAAGAGagcagattttatttgatctcacTGGTAATgttattcttttaatttaactatTTAATTTCCGTCTGGTTATTGACGATTTTTTCTTTGACAGCAGCGGCAGGCGACCACCCTGGTTCATGTTCATAGTTCCATGTACACTGTTCTATCTTTGATTAAGTTGTAACTGAgttctttttaaatgaataagtgAGCCTTATCTGGCAGAGTTTGTCCTGAGCAAATTGTCAGGTCTGCCCACAAGAGGTCACTGTGTATCCACTATTATTGTCTCTTTTTTACAACTGCTGGGAAATTTTAGTTATCAGTGGAGAGTGGACG harbors:
- the LOC117831349 gene encoding uncharacterized protein LOC117831349 isoform X2, which gives rise to MENQCVDPVQPQDPASCHRTVSARRAGSDRRSRARKRCPCCRDEQQQHSAPSARPPQKRKRTSAAPPSRASAEPLVPRPWSPIPPDELPVVSSVAPRPRSPIPPDELPVVSSVAPSPRPSTSTSPLQPDSDLRIHNRSVEEYQRIYHEVVDDMLKFKSGRPRPYSLELGRRIKQKLWERLNCPTFTETVDENGLVHGDASHGVGVYPPQYDVDTSGEPQPETPLQKRARK
- the LOC117831349 gene encoding uncharacterized protein LOC117831349 isoform X1, with amino-acid sequence MLQLRSSFVLTTLTDLHRLERVQTSVMENQQCVDPVQPQDPASCHRTVSARRAGSDRRSRARKRCPCCRDEQQQHSAPSARPPQKRKRTSAAPPSRASAEPLVPRPWSPIPPDELPVVSSVAPRPRSPIPPDELPVVSSVAPSPRPSTSTSPLQPDSDLRIHNRSVEEYQRIYHEVVDDMLKFKSGRPRPYSLELGRRIKQKLWERLNCPTFTETVDENGLVHGDASHGVGVYPPQYDVDTSGEPQPETPLQKRARK